One window of Acipenser ruthenus chromosome 17, fAciRut3.2 maternal haplotype, whole genome shotgun sequence genomic DNA carries:
- the LOC117423759 gene encoding E3 ubiquitin-protein ligase RNF13-like, with protein sequence MLLSLGMLMLSATQIYTIFTVQLFTFLNLLPVDADIAAYSTDNKTQTFDDLPSRFGYRLPSEGLKGFLVGAMPENACETINPPPLKDNSTGAFIVLIKRFDCNFDVKVLNAQKAGYKAAIVHNVESEDLISMGSNDVDIVKQIDIPSVFIGEGTASFLKEGYFYEKGGHIVLLPDFSLPLEYYLIPFLIIVGICLILIVIFMITKFVQDRHRARRSRLRKDQLKKLPIHKYKKGDVYDVCAICLDEYEGGDKLRVLPCSHAYHCKCVDPWLTKTKKTCPVCKQKVVPSQGDSDSDTDEADSSHEETDDVSESTPLLRSLASTSAHSFGTMSESRSRQEVLESSEYEDDDDPEIDSSEAEEEVSVETVVVQLQQSHRDGGTATKTHSNA encoded by the exons ATGCTGCTGTCCCTGGGAATGCTGATGTTGTCTGCCACACAGATCTACACCATCTTTACAGTGCAGCTGTTTACCTTCTTGAATCTTCTGCCCGTGGATGCAGACATTGCAGCA TACTCTACTGATAACAAGACCCAAACCTTTGATGATTTACCATCCAGGTTTGGTTACAGACTTCCCAGTGAGGGCTTAAAG GGATTCCTGGTGGGTGCAATGCCGGAGAATGCCTGTGAGACCATTAACCCTCCACCCCTAAAGGACAACTCGACAGGCGCCTTCATTGTGTTAATTAAACGCTTTGATTGCAATTTCGACGTTAAG GTTCTTAATGCCCAGAAAGCTGGATACAAGGCAGCAATAGTTCACAATGTGGAGTCTGAGGATTTGATTAGCATGGGATCTAATGACG TGGACATTGTGAAACAAATAGACATTCCTTCAGTATTTATTGGCGAAGGGACAGCCAGTTTTCTTAAAGAAGGATACTTTTATGAAAAAGG TGGTCACATAGTGCTTCTGCCCGATTTCAGTCTACCCCTGGAATACTACCTGATTCCCTTTCTCATCATAGTGGGGATTTGTCTTATACTTATTGTCATTTTTATG ATTACAAAGTTTGTGCAGGACAGGCACAGAGCCAGAAGGAGCCGCCTTCGGAAAGACCAGTTAAAGAAGCTGCCTATACATAAATATAAGAAAG GAGATGTATATGATGTTTGTGCCATCTGTCTGGATGAATATGAAGGAGGAGACAAGCTGAGAGTGCTACCTTGCTCCCATG CTTACCATTGCAAATGTGTTGACCCCTGGCTGACTAAAACTAAGAAAACGTGCCCTGTTTGCAAGCAGAAGGTGGTGCCTTCACAGGGCGATTCGGACTCGGACACCGACGAGGCAGACAGCAGTCACGAGGAGACCGACGATGTTTCAGAAAGCACGCCTCTGCTGAGATCTCTCGCCTCCACCAGCGCTCACTCGTTCGGCACCATGTCCGAGTCTCGGTCCCGCCAGGAAGTGCTCGAGTCCTCGGAGTACGAGGATGACGACGATCCCGAGATCGACAGCAGCGAGGCCGAGGAGGAAGTGAGCGTGGAGACTGTTGTTGTTCAGCTGCAGCAGAGTCACCGTGATGGCGGCACAGCCACCAAAACCCACAGCAATGCTTGA
- the LOC117423760 gene encoding profilin-2 isoform X2 has product MSWQSYVDNLMADGSCQDSAIVGYTDAKYVWAASAGGTFLSITPSEIDVLVGKDREGFFTGGMTLGAKKCSVIRDSLHVEGDWTMDIRTKSQGGEPTYNVSVGKAGKVLVLVMGKEGVHGGGLNKKAYSMAKYLRDSGF; this is encoded by the exons ATGTCCTGGCAGAGCTACGTGGATAACCTGATGGCCGATGGCAGCTGCCAGGACTCCGCCATTGTCGGTTACACGGACGCCAAATACGTCTGGGCAGCATCAGCCGGTGGTACTTTTCTCAGCATAACG ccTTCAGAAATAGATGTGCTTGTGGGCAAGGACCGGGAGGGTTTCTTCACCGGTGGCATGACCTTGGGTGCAAAGAAGTGCTCTGTGATCAGAGATAGCCTTCATGTTGAAGGTGACTGGACAATGGACATCAGGACAAAGAGTCAAGGTGGCGAGCCAACATACAATGTTTCTGTAGGCAAAGCTGGCAAAG TCTTGGTTCTTGTAATGGGAAAAGAAGGGGTCCATGGAGGCGGATTGAATAAGAAGGCATACTCAATGGCAAAATACTTGAGGGATTCTGGGTTTTAG
- the LOC117423760 gene encoding profilin-2 isoform X1: MSWQSYVDNLMADGSCQDSAIVGYTDAKYVWAASAGGTFLSITPSEIDVLVGKDREGFFTGGMTLGAKKCSVIRDSLHVEGDWTMDIRTKSQGGEPTYNVSVGKAGKALVLVMGKDGVHGGKLNKKAYTMAEYLRKSGY, translated from the exons ATGTCCTGGCAGAGCTACGTGGATAACCTGATGGCCGATGGCAGCTGCCAGGACTCCGCCATTGTCGGTTACACGGACGCCAAATACGTCTGGGCAGCATCAGCCGGTGGTACTTTTCTCAGCATAACG ccTTCAGAAATAGATGTGCTTGTGGGCAAGGACCGGGAGGGTTTCTTCACCGGTGGCATGACCTTGGGTGCAAAGAAGTGCTCTGTGATCAGAGATAGCCTTCATGTTGAAGGTGACTGGACAATGGACATCAGGACAAAGAGTCAAGGTGGCGAGCCAACATACAATGTTTCTGTAGGCAAAGCTGGCAAAG CATTGGTTTTAGTCATGGGAAAGGATGGTGTCCATGGAGGGAAACTCAACAAGAAAGCATATACAATGGCTGAATACCTGAGGAAGTCTGGATATTAA